A stretch of the Papaver somniferum cultivar HN1 chromosome 6, ASM357369v1, whole genome shotgun sequence genome encodes the following:
- the LOC113290387 gene encoding uncharacterized protein LOC113290387: protein MDRLSPEYRAGVNDFIKVATQDARRRKLKKIFCPCEICVNHCRKIESEVRYDLLRYGIDQSYTCWTKHGENLHAPHASSCTVNFETHTSTEHEFEEGPLGDIPDSTIDDAPDYVAEATKMVDAILEDFPGDRRKFEKLIEDAKKPLFPGDSKLTKLSAIIKLYNLKAKHGVSDKFFGELLDLLKNEMLPDGNEIPSSTYEAKKSINPLGLNYVKIHVCPNDCILYRKDHENKEVCPTCGESRWKKDKITLKECKGVPVKVLWYFPIIPRLKRLFLVKYIARKLIWYDRDRNKDGLLRHPADAEAWKAIDERYPDFAEDPRNIRLGVSADGVNPFRGKKKSYSCWPILTVVYNLPPSLCMKRKFMMLTMLIQGPKEPGNDIDVFLAPFIDDLKLLFDEGVEAYDAYKQERFTLRAVVLWTISDYPALGNLSGCTVGGYDACATCGVNTHSTWLKYSKKVSYTGHRKWLPSGHRYRYQMKPFDGNQEFGVAPEPVSGLQRFEEAKSIENAWGKKGNGGRTLGKSTRSEFEDEDSSNLKKLSIWEKELEYFKYNLVQHNFDLMHIEKNVCESLVGTLLNDPLKTKDGYKARMDLNDLKIRPELEPVVAGKRMYLPPACYTLTKEEKVKFCKTLYELKVPQGYCSNFSSLVSLKDGKLIGLKSHDYHVLMQQFLPLAVRSILPKNVRNTIIRLSSFFRSICKKEIDIVELDNIQRDLVETLCLLEKYFPPSFFTIMIHLTVHLVREVKLCGPVFTRWMYPFERYMKILKGYIRNKNRAEGCIVNCNELEEFVEFAADWLSGVETIGIPPLKYTGASSSEGSSIISDGKPLQGAQEDVVDGGPRHLVVKYNGYDINGCRYRTKIHDVGVNQNCGVSLEASGMHIASAKDSNPKIATSRYYGVINEIWVLDYHCVKIPVFLCDWVHSGYGVKTDELGYTLVDLNRLGHKKDPFILASQANQVFYVEDQGDPRWSVVISCPLNDYMDDDDVDEIAEDELMSENRRPEDNMAIDMSSLYVDDDSDTSYFRDDGQGIYVDPCFEQ, encoded by the exons ATGGATAGATTATCACCCGAATACAGAGCAGGAGTTAACGATTTTATCAAAGTTGCTACTCAAGATGCACGgagaaggaaactaaagaaaatctTTTGTCCATGTGAAATATGTGTTAACCATTGTCGTAAAATTGAAAGCGAAGTAAGATATGATTTGCTCCGCTATGGTATTGACCAGAGCTATACTTGTTGGACTAAACATGGAGAGAATCTTCATGCTCCTCATGCTAGTAGCTGTACTGTTAATTTTGAAACTCATACTTCTACAGAACATGAGTTTGAAGAGGGGCCATTGGGTGATATTCCAGACAGTACTATAGATGATGCTCCAGATTATGTTGCAGAGGCAACAAAGATGGTCGACGCGATACTAGAGGACTTTCCAGGTGATCGTAGAAAGTTTGAGAAGTTAATAGAGGATGCTAAGAAGCCTTTATTTCCAGGAGACTCGAAACTTACCAAGCTGTCGGCAATAATCAAGCTGTACAACTTGAAAGCGAAGCATGGAGTATCAGACAAGTTTTTTGGTGAGCTTTTAGATTTGTTGAAGAACGAGATGCTTCCTGATGGTAATGAAATTCCTTCTTctacatatgaagctaagaaatCCATTAATCCGTTAGGGTTGAACTATGTGAAGATACATGTATGTCCTAATGATTGCATACTATATAGGAAAGATCATGAAAACAAAGAAGTATGCCCAACatgtggggaatcaagatggaaaaaGGATAAGATAACATTGAAGGAGTGCAAGGGGGTGcctgtaaaggttttgtggtatTTCCCGATCATTCCACGACTGAAACGTTTATTTTTGGTGAAGTACATAGCAAGAAAATTGATATGGTATGATCGTGATAGAAACAAAGATGGGTTGCTGCGTCATCCAGCAGATGCTGAAGCATGGAAGGCGATTGATGAAAGATACCCTGATTTTGCTGAGGATCCTAGAAATATTCGCTTAGGAGTGTCAGCTGATGGAGTGAATCCATTTCGTGGTAAGAAGAAAAGTTATAGTTGCTGGCCTATCCTAACAGTGGTTTACAACCTTCCCCCATCGTTATGCATGAAGAGAAAATTCATGATGCTTACAATGTTAATTCAAGGACCAAAAGAACCAGGCAATGACATCGACGTTTTTTTAGCTCCGTTTATTGATGATCTGAAATTATTGTTTGATGAAGGGGTCGAAGCGTATGATGCCTACAAACAAGAAAGGTTCACATTAAGGGCTGTAGTTTTGTGGACAATAAGTGACTATCCTGCACTCGGCAATTTGAGTGGCTGTACTGTTGGTGGATATGATGCTTGTGCAACATGTGGTGTGAATACACACTCCACATGGCTTAAGTACTCTAAAAAAGTTTCATACACTGGTCATAGAAAATGGTTACCGTCTGGCCATCGTTACAGATATCAAATGAAGCCATTTGATGGCAATCAAGAATTCGGTGTGGCTCCTGAACCAGTGAGTGGGTTACAAAGGTTTGAAGAGGCGAAGTCAATTGAAAATGCATGGGGAAAGAAAGGTAATGGCGGTAGaacattgggaaaatcaacaaggTCGGAGTTTGAGGACGAGGATTCATCTAATCTGAAGAAATTGTCAATTTGGGAAAAAGAGCTTGAATACTTCAAATACAATCTTGTCCAACATAATTTTGATCTGATGCATATAGAGAAGAATGTGTGCGAGAGTTTAGTAGGGACATTGCTTAATGATCCTTTAAAAACGAAAGATGGTTATAAAGCTCGCATGGATTTGAATGATTTGAAGATAAGGCCTGAGTTAGAACCTGTTGTTGCAGGAAAAAGGATGTATCTTCCTCCTGCCTGCTACACATtgacgaaagaagagaaggtgAAGTTTTGCAAAACATTGTATGAGTTGAAGGTTCCACAAGGGTACTGTTCTAATTTTAGCAGTCTGGTGTCGCTAAAAGATGGCAAGTTGATTGGTCTCAAATCACATGACTACCATGTTCTTATGCAGCAATTCTTGCCACTTGCGGTTAGATCGATTCTTCCAAAGAACGTAAGAAATACCATCATTAGATTGTCATCCTTCTTCAGGTCAATATGCAAAAAAGAGATTGATATTGTTGAATTGGATAATATACAAAGGGACCTGGTGGAGACATTATGCTTACTTGAGAAGTATTTTCCACCGTCATTCTTTACCATCATGATTCATCTCACCGTGCATCTAGTCAGAGAAGTGAAATTGTGTGGACCAGTCTTTACTCGATGGATGTATCCATTTGAGAGGTACATGAAGATTTTGAAGGGATACATTCGAAATAAAAATCgtgctgaaggttgtattgtaaATTGTAACGAGTTAGAGGAATTTGTTGAGTTTGCTGCCGATTGGTTATCTGGCGTGGAAACAATCGGTATTCCTCCTTTAAAGTATACTGGAGCTAGTTCTTCGGAGGGTTCAAGTATAATATCAGATGGAAAACCATTACAAGGTGCTCAGGAGGATGTGGTAGATGGC GGCCCGCGTCATTTAGTTGTAAAGTACAATGGATATGACATAAATGGATGCCGGTATCGCACTAAAATTCATGATGTTGGCGTAAACCAAAACTGTGGGGTTAGCCTGGAGGCGTCAGGAATGCACATTGCTAGTGCGAAGGACAGTAACCCAAAGATTGCTACATCGCGCTATTATGGAGTGATAAATGAGATTTGGGTTCTTGATTACCACTGCGTAAAGATACCCGTGTTCTTGTGTGATTGGGTACACAGTGGTTATGGTGTCAAAACTGATGAACTTGGTTACACACTAGTCGACCTCAACAGATTAGGGCATAAAAAGGATCCTTTCATTTTAGCTTCCCAAGCTAATCAAGTTTTTTATGTAGAAGATCAAGGAGATCCAAGGTGGTCTGTTGTTATATCATGCCCTTTAAATGACTATATGGATGACGATGATGTCGATGAAATTGCTGAGGATGAGCTAATGTCTGAGAATCGTCGGCCAGAAGATAATATGGCAATAGATATGAGCTCACTTTATGTGGACGACGATTCTGACACTTCTTATTTTCGCGATGATGGTCAGGGGATATATGTTGATCCCTGCTTTGAACAATAA